In Thermococcus gorgonarius, the genomic window TTCCAACACTGACGACTGCCGAAAGACCGACTTTCTCAAGTATAGTCCAGCCCATAAGGGCTATTCCCAGAGCCCCGCTCTGGCTGATAAGAGCAAGCGGTCCGGGGAGAACGTCCGTTGGACCAAAGGTGGCGTTGAGCTTCTCGGGTGTGTACACAACGCCGAAGATGTTCGGGCCCAGGATTCTCATACCGTATTTTCTTGCGGTCTCGACGAGCTGCTGCTCGACCTTCTTGCCCTCCTCACCAAGCTCGCCGAAGCCAGAGCTGATTATCGGAAGAACCTTGACACCCTTCTTTCCAGCCTCCTCAACGACCTGTGGGACGAACTTGGCCGGGACGACGATGACAGCCATGTCAACCTCGTCGGGAACGTCGAGGATGCTCTTGTAGACGGGGAACTTCCTTCCGCTGATCTCTATCTCCCCGCCCTTTACGTTGACGGCGTATATCTTGCCCTCATAGCCGTACTCAACGAGGTTCTTCATAATGGCATAGCCTATCTTCCCGGGCTTTCCTGAAGCGCCTATAACTGCGACGCTCCTCGGCCTGAAAAGGGCTTCAATGTTTGGGTCAGCCATTTTTATCACCTCGGATGACATTCACGCTTTTACGTCTGTAAAAGGCAGTTAAAACCTTTCCCTTCTCTTTTTGCCGATGAGAAAATCGACGGAAGTTAAAATCAAAAAAGAATTTGTGATCAAGAGTTTTTGGCCAACCTAACTCAAATTGAGTCTCGGCAGGTTATACCTTTTACTGGAAATTGCTCGGAGTGTTGGTGTTGGAGTGAGAAAATCTTTAAAAGCGAACTAACAAAAAAATTAGGGTGATCTAATGGCAATACTACCTAAGCCCAAGAAAGAGCTAACGCCGCTTGAAAGCACTGCCCTCAAGTGGATGAACTTTTCTTTCGACCTGGTTGTGATAGTCTTAGCCCTTCTAACGATGGCCTATGTGATCTACGCGATATACGACCTCATTGAAATCATGTTTCATGGTTTTGACGTCGAGGAGGCGCTTCACGAGTTCCTGCTCGTCATCATACTCTTGGAGCTGTTTGAGCTTCTCACCCTCTACATAAAGGAGCACCACGTTAGCATGCGCCGTGTGGCCGAGCTGGGCGTGGTTGCCATAGTGAGGAAGCTCGTGATAACAGTTGATTACAAATCCCTCGGCTGGGAAGTCATGCTTGGAATGGCCGCCCTGATATTTGTCCTTGGCTGGATATACGTCCAGGAAAGGCGGAGGGTTTCAGAGGAGGAGAAGTTCATCGTCGAGCATGGGCTGGACCGATGATGACCCTTCCCCTCCCCGAGCGGTGAGGAGCAATCCGGTAGGCTGAGGCAAAGGCTAAATACTTCCCTTCCCTATCTTTTTCGGTGGTGAGCATGGGAGTTCAGATAGGTGAGCTTGTGCCAAGGAAGGAGATCGAACTTGAAGCTCTCTACGGGAAGAAGGTTGCGATCGATGCCTTCAACGCCATGTACCAGTTCCTCTCAACGATAAGACAGCGCGATGGAACTCCTCTAATGGACTCGAAGGGCAGGATAACCTCCCACCTCAGCGGCTTCTTTTACAGGACGATCAACCTCATGGAGGCCGGAATAAAGCCCGCCTACGTCTTCGACGGAAAGCCGCCGGAGTTCAAGAAGAAGGAGATAGAGAAAAGGAGAGAGGCAAGGGAAGAAGCCGAGGAGAAGTGGTACGAGGCCCTTGAAAAGGGTGACTTGGAGGAAGCGAAGAAGTACGCGATGAGGGCAACCCGCGTTAACGAGCAACTCATAAACGATGCCAAAAAGCTTCTCGAACTGATGGGGATTCCAGTCGTGCAGGCGCCGAGCGAAGGTGAAGCTCAGGCCGCATACATGGCCGCCAAAGGAAAGGTCTACGCCTCCGCCAGTCAGGACTACGATTCGCTCCTCTTCGGCGCGCCGAGACTTGTAAGGAACCTCACGATAACGGGAAGGAGAAAGCTCCCCGGAAAGAACGTCTACGTCGAAGTGAAGCCCGAACTCATCGTTCTGGATGAGGTTCTCAAGGAGCTCGGCATAGACAGGGAAAAGCTGATAGAGCTGGCGATTCTGGTTGGAACCGACTACAACCCCGGCGGGATAAAGGGTATCGGGCCCAAGAAGGCCCTGATGATAGTCAAGAGAACCAAAGACCCGCTCAAGAAATACCAGAAGGAGAGCGACGTTGACCTCTACGCTATAAAGGAGTTCTTTCTCAACCCGCCTGTTACCGACGACTACGAGCTGAGATGGCGCGAACCCGACGAGGAGGGGATTCTGAAGTTCCTCTGCGACGAGCACGACTTCAGCGAAGAGCGCGTTAAAACCGGCCTTGAAAGACTGAAGAAGGCGGTAAAGAGCGGAAAACAGAGAACACTTGAAAGCTGGTTCACACGGTAGTCAGGTCGTGGGGACCTTCAGGTTCAGTTTTTCGACCAGTTCTTTGTACCTGTTTCTTACCGTTACTTCCGTGACCCTTGCCACCTCGGCAACTTCCCTCTGGGTTCTGCGCTCTCCTTCCATCAAGCCCGCTATGTAGAGAGCCGCCGCAACCAGGCCAGCGGG contains:
- a CDS encoding phosphate-starvation-inducible PsiE family protein yields the protein MAILPKPKKELTPLESTALKWMNFSFDLVVIVLALLTMAYVIYAIYDLIEIMFHGFDVEEALHEFLLVIILLELFELLTLYIKEHHVSMRRVAELGVVAIVRKLVITVDYKSLGWEVMLGMAALIFVLGWIYVQERRRVSEEEKFIVEHGLDR
- the fen gene encoding flap endonuclease-1 → MGVQIGELVPRKEIELEALYGKKVAIDAFNAMYQFLSTIRQRDGTPLMDSKGRITSHLSGFFYRTINLMEAGIKPAYVFDGKPPEFKKKEIEKRREAREEAEEKWYEALEKGDLEEAKKYAMRATRVNEQLINDAKKLLELMGIPVVQAPSEGEAQAAYMAAKGKVYASASQDYDSLLFGAPRLVRNLTITGRRKLPGKNVYVEVKPELIVLDEVLKELGIDREKLIELAILVGTDYNPGGIKGIGPKKALMIVKRTKDPLKKYQKESDVDLYAIKEFFLNPPVTDDYELRWREPDEEGILKFLCDEHDFSEERVKTGLERLKKAVKSGKQRTLESWFTR